Within the Prosthecobacter debontii genome, the region CTTGGCCTGTCACCGCTTCTCGCAGATGCGCCTAACCAATTGTCTGCTGAGGAGAAGGCCCAGGGCTTTCAGCTCCTGTTCGATGGCCAGAGCTTCACAGGCTGGGAACACAAGGGCAATTGGGTGATTCAGGACGGCGCTTTGGATTGCCCCAAGCGCGGCGGTGACATCACCTACACCGTCGCGAAGGTGCCGGATGATTTTGAGCTGCGCTTCGAGTGGAAAGCTTCCAAGGGCTGCAACAGCGGCGTTTATTATCGCCCGGGTCAGTATGAGTATCAGGTGCTGGACAATGCCAACAGCGACTATGGGAAGAACCCACGCTCCACCGCTGCCTCACTCTACTTTTGCATGGCACCGAGTCGGGACAATGCCCGCCCTCACGACGTCTGGAATGAAGGGCGCATCGTCTGCAAGGGCACCGTGATCCAGCACTGGCTGAATGGCGAGGCGGTGGTGGATTTCGATTACACCGATCCCCGCTGGGCTCGGGAGA harbors:
- a CDS encoding 3-keto-disaccharide hydrolase, coding for MSFPQLLSSCFAVAALGLSPLLADAPNQLSAEEKAQGFQLLFDGQSFTGWEHKGNWVIQDGALDCPKRGGDITYTVAKVPDDFELRFEWKASKGCNSGVYYRPGQYEYQVLDNANSDYGKNPRSTAASLYFCMAPSRDNARPHDVWNEGRIVCKGTVIQHWLNGEAVVDFDYTDPRWAREIEVLRIRGGDLNKRGAFLRLQDHGQPVAYRSLRLRTIPAGEKLVPSPEFKPQPMTPEALEIEAKRIEQLLHPKPAKKKKAS